The following coding sequences are from one Myxococcota bacterium window:
- a CDS encoding M48 family metalloprotease — protein MRRSRPVAALMLALLTLGPPAPALAQNPFASEITVEREKEMCAEIHAQIRQEMKLVQDPVVLDYVDEVGESLVKAIEPTPYIFRFSVIDDPVLNAFTIGGGYVYITTGVLQQAGDVNELAGVMAHEIGHVYKRHVARRNEDQGLSTLLTIAGLAAAIASKQPGALIAAQGLNVSLQLKHSRQFESEADREGIAIMSKTGYDPEGMRRFFQRILAENPTAGAGIPPYLFTHPAVQERIAATKVEMERIGVPKGVKREDPQLAVVQARLTELLSPDPSGASGLHARASFDASKTDPLLAQAREAVVDGDDEKADGLLQKAEKAEPGDPRVAIERAHLMMSLGNYEAARRHLERALQLDPTVPLVQYELGAVHARLGNKSRAAFYLEQAVANFRPHTAARRRAELELARLEFKLLEESGLANGSGPTEARSFKRGEPVTWFGEISRRFYPTNPEFMVRWIDPHGATVYNERVRMSPTGKVSSTLNTANATTGKWHAEVRVEDTVIETYDFDIQAPAA, from the coding sequence ATGCGGCGCAGCCGCCCCGTTGCGGCGTTGATGCTCGCGCTTTTGACTCTTGGGCCCCCTGCCCCGGCACTCGCACAGAACCCGTTCGCCAGCGAGATCACGGTCGAGCGCGAGAAGGAGATGTGCGCCGAGATCCACGCGCAGATCCGCCAGGAGATGAAGCTGGTCCAGGACCCGGTGGTGCTCGACTACGTGGACGAGGTCGGCGAGAGCCTGGTCAAGGCGATCGAGCCCACGCCCTACATCTTCCGCTTCTCGGTGATCGACGACCCGGTGCTGAACGCCTTCACGATCGGCGGCGGCTACGTGTACATCACGACCGGCGTGCTGCAGCAGGCCGGCGACGTGAACGAGCTCGCGGGCGTGATGGCGCACGAGATCGGCCACGTGTACAAGCGCCACGTGGCCCGCCGGAACGAGGACCAGGGTCTCTCGACCTTGCTCACGATCGCGGGACTCGCCGCCGCGATCGCTTCCAAGCAGCCGGGCGCGCTGATCGCGGCGCAGGGCTTGAACGTGTCACTCCAGCTGAAACACTCGCGCCAGTTCGAGTCCGAGGCGGACCGCGAGGGCATCGCCATCATGAGCAAGACCGGCTACGACCCGGAGGGTATGCGCCGCTTCTTCCAGCGCATCCTGGCCGAGAACCCGACCGCCGGCGCGGGCATCCCGCCCTACCTCTTCACTCACCCCGCCGTGCAGGAGCGCATCGCCGCGACCAAGGTCGAGATGGAGCGCATCGGCGTGCCCAAGGGCGTGAAGCGCGAGGACCCGCAGCTCGCGGTGGTCCAGGCGCGACTCACCGAGCTCCTGTCTCCCGACCCGAGCGGAGCGAGCGGGCTGCACGCGCGCGCCTCGTTCGACGCCTCGAAGACCGATCCCCTGCTCGCGCAGGCGCGCGAAGCGGTGGTCGACGGCGACGACGAGAAGGCAGACGGCCTGTTGCAGAAGGCCGAGAAGGCCGAGCCCGGTGACCCGCGCGTGGCGATCGAGCGCGCGCACCTGATGATGAGCCTGGGCAACTACGAAGCGGCGCGCCGCCACCTGGAGCGCGCGCTCCAGCTCGATCCGACCGTGCCGCTCGTGCAGTACGAGCTGGGCGCGGTGCACGCGCGCCTGGGCAACAAGTCGCGCGCCGCGTTCTATCTCGAGCAGGCGGTCGCGAACTTCCGGCCGCACACCGCCGCGCGCCGGCGCGCCGAGCTCGAGCTCGCGCGGCTCGAGTTCAAGCTGCTCGAGGAGAGTGGCCTGGCCAACGGCTCGGGGCCGACCGAAGCGCGCAGCTTCAAGCGCGGCGAGCCCGTGACCTGGTTCGGCGAGATCAGCCGGCGCTTCTACCCGACCAACCCCGAGTTCATGGTGCGCTGGATCGACCCGCACGGCGCCACGGTCTACAACGAGCGCGTGCGCATGAGTCCCACGGGCAAGGTCTCCTCGACCTTGAACACCGCGAACGCCACGACCGGGAAGTGGCACGCCGAGGTGCGGGTCGAAGACACGGTGATCGAGACCTACGACTTCGACATCCAAGCGCCCGCCGCCTGA
- a CDS encoding methyltransferase domain-containing protein: MDRRTAAIYESGARSWIARRDIDAPALRRLRELAAGLPRGARVADLGCGPGWFAAALRRRGLSAVGLDLTAEMLRAARAGERRGAWLRGDLARLPFARESLDAAWAKNSYLHLPFAELAPALADLHGALRPGAPVTLSFLAFDPARPARALAPGVSELRARGERGLSGRLFTSLAPDAARDLLEGAGFRVREVANQERLWLRATRARALPDSVRPGLRALVVGLNPSPAAAATGIAFAGANNRFWPAARRAGWVTRERDRAHALARGIGFTDLVKRVTPGAGALRPAEYRRGLARLQRLVERYRPRSVVFVGLAGFRHAVQATARPGALRGGFAGRPAYLLPSTSGRNARVSLAELARHLRRAASLGG; encoded by the coding sequence TTGGACCGGCGCACCGCCGCGATCTACGAGTCCGGCGCGCGCAGCTGGATCGCGCGCCGCGACATCGACGCGCCGGCCCTGCGCAGGCTGCGCGAGCTCGCGGCCGGGCTGCCGCGCGGCGCGCGCGTGGCGGACCTGGGCTGCGGGCCGGGCTGGTTCGCCGCCGCGCTGCGCCGGCGCGGTCTCTCGGCGGTCGGGCTCGATCTCACGGCCGAGATGCTGCGCGCCGCGCGCGCCGGCGAGAGACGCGGGGCCTGGCTGCGCGGCGACCTGGCGCGGCTGCCGTTCGCGCGCGAGTCACTCGACGCGGCCTGGGCCAAGAACAGCTACCTCCACCTGCCCTTCGCCGAGCTGGCTCCGGCGCTCGCCGACCTGCACGGGGCGCTGCGGCCGGGCGCGCCAGTCACTCTGTCGTTCCTGGCGTTCGACCCAGCGCGGCCGGCGCGCGCGCTCGCGCCCGGCGTGAGTGAGCTGCGCGCGCGCGGCGAGCGCGGGCTCTCGGGGCGCCTGTTCACCTCGCTCGCGCCCGACGCGGCGCGCGACCTGCTCGAAGGCGCGGGCTTCCGCGTGCGCGAGGTCGCGAACCAGGAGCGCCTGTGGCTGCGCGCGACGCGCGCGCGAGCGCTGCCGGACTCGGTGCGGCCGGGCCTGCGCGCGCTGGTGGTGGGGCTCAACCCCTCGCCCGCCGCCGCCGCGACCGGCATCGCCTTCGCAGGCGCGAACAACCGCTTCTGGCCCGCGGCGCGGCGCGCGGGCTGGGTGACGCGCGAGCGCGACCGGGCACACGCGCTCGCGCGCGGCATCGGCTTCACCGACCTGGTGAAGCGGGTGACCCCAGGGGCCGGCGCGCTGCGGCCCGCCGAGTACCGGCGCGGCCTGGCGCGGCTGCAGCGCCTGGTCGAGCGCTACCGCCCGCGCAGCGTGGTGTTCGTGGGGCTGGCCGGCTTTCGCCACGCGGTCCAGGCGACGGCGCGCCCGGGAGCGCTGCGCGGCGGCTTCGCCGGCCGTCCCGCCTACCTCTTGCCCTCGACCTCGGGCCGGAACGCCCGCGTGTCACTCGCGGAGCTCGCGCGCCACCTGCGGCGCGCGGCCTCACTCGGCGGCTGA
- a CDS encoding HPF/RaiA family ribosome-associated protein, whose translation MPFRMNFRDTEHSQAAQDECEALAQAVRDEFPETSRVEVTVSHDRGEYEAHVHVTGKDIDLASSARSRESIEGAARDAFHKAHAQLRKHHEKAIFKHRRDKT comes from the coding sequence ATGCCGTTCCGCATGAACTTCAGAGACACCGAGCATTCGCAAGCGGCCCAAGACGAGTGCGAGGCGCTCGCGCAGGCCGTACGCGACGAGTTCCCCGAGACCTCGCGCGTCGAAGTCACCGTGAGTCACGATCGCGGCGAGTACGAGGCGCACGTGCACGTCACCGGGAAGGACATCGACCTGGCGTCGAGCGCCCGGAGCCGCGAGTCGATCGAGGGCGCCGCCCGCGATGCCTTCCACAAGGCCCACGCCCAGCTGCGCAAGCACCACGAGAAGGCGATCTTCAAGCACCGGAGAGACAAGACGTAG
- a CDS encoding SCP2 sterol-binding domain-containing protein, translated as MSDRARPPADIAPEEFFRAWAPDAVRSDPERRKKLENLTARIQFDLSGPGAGLYWLQIGEGDVQGGAGPIEAPDLVLSTDLETWRALNAGMIKAPTAVMKGKLKFQGSMYLALRIHFIIG; from the coding sequence GTGAGTGACCGAGCCCGGCCGCCGGCCGACATCGCGCCCGAAGAATTCTTCCGTGCCTGGGCGCCGGACGCGGTGCGCAGCGACCCGGAGCGCCGGAAGAAGCTCGAGAACCTGACGGCGCGCATCCAGTTCGATCTCTCCGGGCCGGGCGCCGGACTCTACTGGCTGCAGATCGGCGAAGGCGACGTGCAGGGCGGCGCGGGCCCGATCGAGGCGCCCGACCTGGTGCTCTCGACCGACCTCGAGACCTGGCGCGCGCTGAACGCCGGAATGATCAAGGCGCCGACCGCGGTGATGAAGGGCAAGCTGAAGTTCCAGGGCAGCATGTATCTCGCCCTGCGCATCCACTTCATCATCGGGTGA
- a CDS encoding EAL domain-containing protein codes for MEPRDERFPRGSMADDRDETQIDTHDRVIALYGDRLLPPLGQQLGSLAGLLVKESALALLLVDASSLLEIERLYGARAFRTALDSLTQRVRTRIAREVGDEVVVTCGALEEEHILVFIPKPRGEPSFLLHDLPRLAEELRSYVAMCLKRIVYPYLHERPEVPIGTGFVLHRPFQRPEAQIRRLIETTLSAAKFERERRHRDRAAALDRILLEESISTVFEPIVRLAAREVIGFEALSRGPSGTGMETPGALFGVAEQADREYELDSLCRRRALANARGIAPEQLLFLNILPTCIQDPDFQAVRVRETLASLGLGPRNLVLEVSERQAISNFPIFREATDHFSRLGFRIALDDTGAGFSSLEAALELSPDFLKIDMSLVRGIEESPEKQELLRGLRGVAGKMGSILIAEGIETEHELEVIRGLGIECGQGFYLGRGTPSPTTPAGHTEPAAGSR; via the coding sequence ATGGAGCCGCGGGACGAGCGTTTCCCCCGGGGCTCCATGGCCGACGACCGCGACGAGACACAGATAGACACCCACGACCGGGTCATCGCCTTGTACGGCGACCGGCTGCTGCCGCCGCTGGGCCAGCAGCTCGGATCCCTCGCCGGGCTCCTGGTGAAGGAGTCGGCCCTGGCGCTGCTCCTGGTCGACGCGTCGTCGCTGCTCGAGATCGAGCGGCTGTACGGCGCGCGCGCGTTCCGCACCGCGCTCGACTCACTGACCCAGCGCGTGCGCACGCGCATCGCGCGCGAGGTCGGCGACGAGGTGGTGGTGACCTGCGGGGCGCTGGAGGAGGAGCACATCCTGGTGTTCATCCCCAAGCCGCGCGGCGAGCCGTCGTTCCTGCTGCACGACCTGCCGCGCCTGGCCGAGGAGCTGCGCTCCTACGTCGCGATGTGTCTCAAGCGCATCGTCTATCCGTATCTGCACGAGCGGCCCGAGGTCCCGATCGGCACGGGCTTCGTGCTGCACCGGCCCTTCCAGCGGCCCGAGGCGCAGATCCGCAGGCTGATCGAGACCACGCTCAGCGCCGCCAAGTTCGAGCGCGAGCGCCGCCATCGCGACCGCGCGGCCGCGCTCGACCGGATCCTGCTCGAGGAGAGCATCTCGACCGTGTTCGAGCCGATCGTGCGGCTCGCCGCGCGCGAGGTGATCGGCTTCGAGGCGCTGTCGCGCGGGCCGTCGGGCACCGGCATGGAGACGCCGGGGGCGCTGTTCGGCGTGGCCGAGCAGGCTGACCGCGAGTACGAGCTCGACAGCCTGTGCCGGCGGCGCGCGCTCGCGAACGCGCGCGGCATCGCGCCGGAGCAGCTCCTGTTCCTCAACATCCTGCCCACCTGCATCCAGGACCCGGACTTCCAGGCGGTGCGCGTGCGCGAGACACTCGCCAGCCTGGGCCTGGGCCCGCGCAACCTGGTGCTGGAAGTCTCGGAGCGCCAGGCGATCTCGAACTTCCCGATCTTCCGCGAAGCGACCGATCACTTCTCGCGGCTGGGCTTCCGCATCGCGCTCGACGACACGGGCGCGGGCTTCTCCAGCCTGGAGGCGGCGCTCGAGCTGTCGCCCGACTTTCTCAAGATCGACATGTCACTCGTGCGCGGCATCGAGGAGAGCCCGGAAAAGCAGGAGCTGCTGCGCGGCCTGCGCGGCGTGGCCGGGAAGATGGGCTCGATCCTGATCGCCGAAGGCATCGAGACCGAGCACGAGCTCGAGGTGATTCGCGGCCTGGGCATCGAGTGTGGCCAGGGCTTCTACCTCGGCCGCGGCACGCCCTCGCCCACCACGCCGGCCGGGCACACGGAACCGGCCGCCGGCTCGCGCTAG